One window of the Trichocoleus sp. FACHB-46 genome contains the following:
- a CDS encoding LysR family transcriptional regulator — protein MKSIDLGAVELNLLVAFEALYIHQSVTLTAQRIHIEQPAMSAALGRLRSLFDDG, from the coding sequence ATGAAATCAATTGATCTGGGCGCAGTTGAGCTCAATCTCCTCGTTGCCTTCGAGGCCTTGTATATTCACCAAAGTGTTACTCTTACTGCTCAGCGTATCCACATTGAACAACCTGCGATGAGTGCAGCACTGGGGCGATTGCGATCGCTCTTTGATGATGGATGA
- a CDS encoding Na/Pi cotransporter family protein: protein MLILKKLNRKLFSYLSLVLLVTTLLIFPPAFPTQVSFLGSPAITSSVNAQTNQPESKEPEFSDSQQPKLPLSPEEQGEGEEEAIDFFKMAMGAIAGLVLFIYGVTRLAEGLEDVGEERMKRLLSKFTTNRFAGVATGIVATTFLESSSVTIILVIAMVSANILTFVQSLGVVLGSNIGTAVGAQIISLNIELYVPILMFSGLLVFFLGKTARIKSLGIVLLGFGLMFYGLEAIDSAMEPFRDYEPFLNLMESLGRNPVLGALLGAIFTVIIQSSSATVAIVVTLAGSGLIALPAGIAIMLGAEVGTCADTLVATIGRGSAALRTGLFHLFFNLSSAVLGIFLAPQLAQLTQAISGDDVGRQVANAQMLFNGIGVVVVIGFLPIIARALEKLVPETIADRERQQRQLEKQQAKAKDLQAEPLTR, encoded by the coding sequence ATGTTGATCTTAAAGAAATTGAATCGAAAACTGTTCAGCTATTTAAGTCTTGTACTTTTAGTTACAACATTACTTATCTTTCCACCTGCGTTTCCTACTCAAGTTTCATTTTTAGGCTCACCTGCTATCACATCTAGCGTCAATGCTCAGACAAATCAACCTGAAAGCAAGGAGCCTGAGTTTAGCGATTCTCAACAACCTAAGCTTCCTTTAAGCCCGGAGGAACAAGGGGAAGGTGAGGAAGAAGCGATCGATTTCTTCAAGATGGCAATGGGCGCGATCGCGGGTCTAGTGTTGTTCATTTATGGCGTTACGCGCCTAGCTGAGGGACTAGAAGACGTGGGGGAAGAACGGATGAAACGCCTCCTCAGCAAATTCACTACAAACCGCTTTGCAGGGGTTGCAACCGGAATTGTCGCCACAACATTCTTGGAATCATCATCCGTCACGATCATTCTGGTGATTGCGATGGTAAGCGCCAACATTCTTACTTTTGTACAATCCCTTGGGGTTGTGTTGGGTTCCAATATTGGTACAGCGGTCGGAGCACAAATTATTTCTCTCAATATCGAACTGTATGTTCCTATTTTGATGTTTAGCGGACTATTGGTATTCTTCTTAGGCAAAACGGCTCGTATTAAATCTCTTGGCATCGTTTTGCTTGGGTTTGGATTGATGTTTTATGGACTTGAAGCGATTGACTCAGCAATGGAGCCGTTTCGAGATTACGAACCGTTCTTAAACTTGATGGAGAGTCTGGGTCGTAATCCTGTTTTAGGAGCTTTGCTAGGAGCTATTTTTACGGTGATTATTCAATCTTCTTCAGCCACCGTAGCAATCGTAGTGACGCTAGCAGGCTCCGGTTTGATTGCTTTGCCCGCTGGCATTGCAATTATGCTGGGGGCAGAAGTTGGAACCTGTGCTGATACTCTGGTTGCTACGATCGGACGGGGTAGCGCTGCGTTGCGAACGGGTTTATTCCACCTCTTCTTTAACCTTAGTAGTGCCGTTCTAGGAATCTTTTTAGCTCCACAGTTGGCTCAACTAACTCAAGCAATTTCTGGTGATGATGTTGGACGGCAAGTTGCGAATGCTCAAATGCTATTTAATGGCATTGGCGTTGTTGTCGTCATCGGTTTTTTACCAATCATTGCACGGGCACTAGAAAAGCTAGTTCCAGAAACCATCGCAGATCGTGAGCGGCAGCAACGCCAACTCGAAAAACAGCAAGCGAAAGCTAAAGACTTGCAAGCTGAACCTCTCACTCGTTAA
- a CDS encoding antibiotic biosynthesis monooxygenase → MQTDPPVTVDVVQQVTRGKERKFEALLEQIISTASTFEGYLGSSVFRPSHQDDHEYRIVFKFDRLENLKRWERSSVRQRFLSQARNLTVDAGTFSVITGLETWFTLPAKPGILPPPRYKMVLVSGIAIFGINQILTVLPLNWLAQLPSVLRLLILVFLTTTLMTYVVMPRLTKLLAWWLYPKR, encoded by the coding sequence ATGCAGACAGATCCTCCTGTGACAGTGGATGTCGTACAGCAGGTCACGAGGGGTAAGGAGCGGAAATTTGAAGCGCTATTGGAGCAGATTATCAGCACAGCCAGCACCTTTGAAGGGTATTTAGGCTCATCTGTGTTTCGCCCAAGTCATCAAGACGATCACGAATACCGGATTGTCTTCAAGTTTGACCGGTTAGAAAATTTGAAGCGGTGGGAACGTTCGTCTGTCCGCCAGCGGTTCCTGAGTCAAGCTCGCAACCTCACAGTGGATGCTGGCACATTCTCAGTTATTACTGGGTTAGAAACTTGGTTCACTCTGCCTGCAAAACCGGGAATTTTGCCCCCACCCCGTTACAAAATGGTGCTGGTTTCTGGAATTGCCATTTTTGGCATTAATCAGATTTTGACTGTTCTTCCCCTAAATTGGCTGGCACAGCTACCGTCCGTACTACGCCTACTGATTCTCGTTTTTCTAACAACCACGTTGATGACCTATGTTGTAATGCCAAGGCTGACAAAGCTATTGGCGTGGTGGTTATATCCCAAACGTTGA
- the kdpB gene encoding potassium-transporting ATPase subunit KdpB yields MKLEKSRSIRVPSGRRGDRNHTPKADRKGLYQRAIRESFVKLNPRVAVRNPVMFVVWLGTIVTLLVTINPNLFGTVQGEVGQQRLLNGIITLILFFTVLFANFAEAVAEGRGKAQADALRSTRSDTTARKMLPDGSIQEINSTELRRGDQVKVIAGDMVPADGEVLQGLGSVDESAITGESAPVLKQPGTDIASSVTGGTRLLSDELVIRITSDPGQGFIDRMISLVEGAERSKTPNEIALTVLLAVLTQVFLIVVATTPSISGYIAGFLDNALGTEAGNSLRSGTSIAILISLLVALIPTTIGGLLSAIGIAGMDRVAQFNVIATSGRAVEACGDVNTLVLDKTGTITLGNRLANEFIPVNGHDLEEVSNVCLLASLFDETPEGRSIVQLAQKLGARVDLDGKPAEGIEFSARTRMSGTDLNSKEYRKGAVDAIKGFVRSRGGQVPSTLDEAYEQVSRLGGTPLAVCLDNDIYGVIYLKDIVKSGLRERFDQLRRMGVKTIMLTGDNRITASVIAQEAGVDDFIAEATPEDKIDVIRSEQAQGKLVAMTGDGTNDAPALAQANVGLAMNSGTQAAKEAANMVDLDSDPTKLIDLVTIGKQLLITRGALTTFSVANDIAKYFAIIPTIFAAAGIGALNIMGLKSAQSAIVSALIYNALIIPVLIPLALRGVQFRPLTADQLLQRNILIYGLGGIIAPFIAIKAIDLILPLS; encoded by the coding sequence ATGAAACTAGAGAAGTCACGTTCAATTCGCGTGCCCAGTGGTCGTCGGGGCGATCGCAACCATACTCCCAAAGCCGATCGCAAAGGACTTTACCAACGGGCAATTCGAGAATCATTTGTTAAACTCAATCCGCGTGTGGCGGTGCGAAACCCGGTCATGTTCGTGGTGTGGTTAGGGACGATCGTCACCTTGCTTGTTACTATCAATCCCAATCTGTTTGGCACAGTTCAGGGAGAAGTTGGACAGCAGCGGTTACTGAATGGCATCATCACGCTCATCCTGTTTTTTACGGTTCTGTTTGCCAACTTTGCTGAAGCGGTGGCAGAAGGACGAGGCAAGGCACAGGCAGACGCTCTGCGATCGACCCGCTCTGACACGACTGCCCGCAAAATGCTACCGGATGGTTCGATTCAAGAGATTAATTCAACCGAGTTGCGCCGAGGTGATCAAGTGAAAGTCATTGCTGGAGACATGGTTCCTGCCGATGGGGAAGTCCTTCAGGGACTAGGGTCTGTCGATGAATCTGCGATTACTGGAGAATCGGCTCCGGTTCTGAAGCAACCGGGAACAGACATTGCCAGTTCGGTCACAGGGGGAACTCGTCTCCTCTCAGATGAACTGGTAATTCGAATTACCTCTGATCCGGGTCAGGGTTTCATCGATCGCATGATCTCTCTAGTAGAAGGAGCCGAGCGCAGCAAAACTCCGAATGAAATTGCCCTGACGGTCTTGCTGGCAGTGCTAACTCAGGTGTTTCTGATTGTCGTCGCCACAACTCCTTCGATTTCTGGCTACATTGCGGGTTTCCTGGATAACGCTTTAGGCACAGAGGCAGGAAACAGTCTCCGTTCCGGAACCAGCATCGCTATCCTCATCTCGCTTCTGGTGGCACTGATTCCCACCACGATCGGTGGGTTGTTGAGTGCCATCGGCATTGCTGGCATGGATCGAGTTGCTCAGTTCAACGTCATTGCCACCTCCGGGCGCGCCGTAGAAGCTTGCGGTGATGTGAATACATTAGTTCTCGATAAAACGGGCACGATTACGCTGGGAAATCGCTTAGCCAACGAGTTTATTCCGGTCAATGGTCATGACCTTGAGGAAGTCTCGAACGTTTGTCTGCTCGCCAGTCTGTTCGATGAAACCCCAGAAGGACGATCGATTGTCCAACTCGCCCAAAAGCTGGGTGCCAGAGTTGATTTAGACGGTAAACCCGCAGAAGGAATTGAGTTCTCAGCCCGCACCCGTATGAGTGGAACTGACCTGAATAGCAAGGAATATCGCAAGGGAGCAGTGGATGCCATTAAAGGATTTGTGCGATCGCGTGGTGGTCAAGTGCCCTCAACATTGGATGAAGCCTACGAGCAAGTGTCGCGTTTAGGTGGCACGCCCCTCGCTGTTTGCCTGGACAATGACATCTATGGGGTGATTTACCTGAAAGATATTGTGAAATCCGGACTGCGAGAGCGGTTTGACCAATTACGGCGTATGGGTGTCAAAACCATCATGCTCACTGGGGACAATCGCATTACCGCTTCTGTGATCGCTCAAGAAGCTGGAGTCGATGATTTTATTGCGGAAGCGACCCCTGAAGACAAAATTGATGTGATTCGCAGTGAACAGGCTCAAGGCAAGCTCGTTGCCATGACTGGAGATGGCACGAATGATGCACCAGCTCTGGCGCAAGCCAACGTTGGTTTGGCGATGAATTCTGGAACACAGGCAGCCAAAGAAGCCGCTAACATGGTGGATTTAGACTCTGACCCAACCAAATTGATTGACTTGGTGACGATCGGCAAACAACTGCTGATTACCCGTGGTGCCCTGACAACATTCTCAGTTGCTAATGACATCGCTAAATACTTTGCCATCATCCCAACCATCTTTGCGGCGGCTGGAATTGGTGCACTCAACATCATGGGCTTAAAAAGCGCCCAGTCCGCGATCGTTTCTGCTCTAATTTACAACGCCCTGATTATCCCCGTCTTGATTCCCCTGGCTTTGCGGGGTGTGCAGTTCCGTCCGCTCACTGCCGATCAACTACTACAACGCAACATTTTGATTTACGGCTTAGGCGGTATTATTGCGCCGTTTATTGCGATTAAGGCGATCGACTTGATTCTGCCGCTGTCCTAA
- the kdpA gene encoding potassium-transporting ATPase subunit KdpA: MLQGWIQIVLTLVIVVAITPFFGRYMARVFMRQRTFLDPVLSSLDQVIFTLSGARTREEMTGWQYARAVLYSNLAMLVFIYLIFMLQGVLPFNPTGLSAPSWDLALHTAISFVTNTNQQHYSGETTYSYFSQFAALGFMMFTSAATGIAVAIAFIRGLTGRPLGNFYVDMIQSITRILLPISMVGAVLFIAAGIPETLAGPAVVPTLENPAISQAIARGPVAHFEIIKELGENGGGFFSINSAHPFENPNGFTNLVELVAMLVIPSSMIITYGIFANNLKQAWLVYCIPLALLVVFIAITAIGEYQGNPAVNALLGSQAPNLEGKEVRFGWAQSALFAVFTTASMCGAINSMHDSLMPNGGFVTLSNMFLQIVFGGQGTGTAYLFAYLILAVFVTGLMVGRTPEFLGRKIEKREVVLATFLLLLIHPIAVLIPSAITLASSGQLAGISNPGFHGLSQVIYEYASAAANNGSGLEGLGDGSLWWNLSTSFSLLAGRYIPIVSLLLLADGMARKQPVPETAGTLRTDTGLFTGVTAGVVLILGALTFLPVLALGPVAEAFQIARGIG, encoded by the coding sequence ATGTTGCAAGGATGGATTCAGATTGTATTAACGCTGGTGATTGTAGTGGCAATTACGCCATTTTTTGGTCGCTACATGGCACGTGTATTTATGAGGCAACGCACCTTTCTGGACCCAGTGCTCAGTTCTCTCGATCAAGTTATTTTCACGCTGAGTGGAGCGCGGACACGCGAGGAAATGACCGGATGGCAATATGCCAGGGCAGTGCTGTATAGCAACCTGGCGATGCTGGTGTTTATCTACCTGATTTTCATGCTTCAAGGCGTATTACCCTTTAATCCCACTGGTTTAAGCGCGCCTTCTTGGGATCTGGCTCTGCACACAGCGATTTCCTTTGTGACGAATACGAATCAGCAGCATTACTCCGGCGAAACAACCTACAGCTACTTCAGTCAGTTTGCGGCTCTGGGTTTCATGATGTTTACTTCGGCGGCAACGGGCATTGCAGTAGCGATCGCTTTCATCCGAGGGTTGACGGGCAGACCGTTGGGTAACTTCTATGTTGATATGATCCAGTCCATCACTCGGATTCTATTGCCCATCAGTATGGTCGGTGCAGTCCTCTTCATCGCGGCTGGAATACCAGAAACGTTAGCAGGTCCAGCCGTCGTGCCAACTTTAGAGAATCCGGCAATCAGTCAGGCGATCGCCCGTGGTCCCGTTGCTCACTTCGAGATTATTAAGGAGTTGGGCGAGAACGGCGGCGGATTCTTTAGCATCAACTCGGCACACCCCTTTGAGAACCCGAATGGATTCACGAATCTGGTTGAACTAGTTGCAATGCTCGTGATTCCGTCCTCAATGATCATTACCTATGGCATCTTCGCAAATAACTTGAAGCAAGCCTGGTTGGTGTATTGCATTCCGCTGGCGCTCCTAGTTGTCTTTATTGCGATCACGGCGATCGGAGAGTATCAGGGCAATCCTGCGGTGAATGCACTCCTAGGCAGTCAAGCCCCTAATTTAGAAGGGAAAGAAGTTCGATTTGGCTGGGCACAGTCTGCTCTGTTTGCCGTATTCACAACCGCCAGTATGTGTGGTGCGATCAACAGCATGCACGACTCATTAATGCCCAATGGCGGTTTTGTCACCCTGTCCAACATGTTTCTGCAAATTGTGTTTGGTGGACAGGGAACGGGAACGGCGTATCTCTTTGCCTACCTGATTCTGGCGGTATTTGTCACAGGCTTAATGGTCGGACGCACCCCTGAATTCTTGGGACGCAAGATTGAGAAACGGGAAGTTGTACTGGCAACTTTTCTCCTGTTGCTGATTCACCCAATCGCTGTTTTGATTCCATCTGCTATTACCTTGGCATCGTCTGGGCAACTGGCGGGCATTAGTAATCCCGGATTTCATGGATTGTCACAGGTGATTTACGAGTACGCTTCTGCTGCTGCCAACAACGGATCTGGCTTAGAAGGGTTAGGCGATGGGAGCCTTTGGTGGAATTTGAGCACTAGTTTTAGCCTGCTGGCAGGACGTTATATTCCCATCGTGTCATTGCTGCTGCTAGCAGATGGCATGGCTCGTAAGCAACCTGTGCCCGAAACGGCAGGAACACTACGCACCGATACGGGGTTATTTACCGGAGTCACAGCCGGTGTGGTTCTAATCTTGGGCGCACTCACGTTCTTGCCAGTGCTGGCATTAGGTCCCGTTGCAGAAGCATTTCAAATTGCGAGAGGGATTGGGTAA
- a CDS encoding SMP-30/gluconolactonase/LRE family protein: MQLPAIYADMSVALLPAQSVSTFPVNTFLENLAILPSGDIYLTNHEVGEVVQLDPDGNLTTYAQLSGKVTGIAWIESNQFLVNGWNAEGIPFVAVLSDGEVQFLQILPEAQFLTGITPLSSRYYLMADAYRGAIWSFDVTTKTVELWLEHSLLARSDENSMFPAVNGLKRFGNSLYASNTQRMLLLQIPLDESLNSQEPEIFIEGTNIDDFAFDVHGNFYEATHVYNSVIRIDRDRRTTIIAQDEEGVTGCTAVAFHGTDLYVVNNGGMFLPPATGVEPAQVVRLAVGVSGAPLLSRG, from the coding sequence GTGCAACTACCTGCTATCTATGCCGACATGTCTGTTGCTTTGCTGCCTGCCCAGTCTGTTTCGACGTTCCCGGTAAATACATTTCTGGAAAATTTGGCGATTCTCCCATCCGGTGATATCTATCTCACCAACCACGAAGTTGGAGAAGTCGTCCAGCTAGATCCAGACGGTAACCTGACGACGTACGCTCAGCTAAGTGGAAAGGTCACTGGCATTGCCTGGATTGAGTCAAATCAGTTCCTCGTCAATGGTTGGAATGCAGAAGGCATCCCCTTTGTTGCCGTACTCTCGGATGGTGAGGTGCAATTCCTCCAAATTTTGCCAGAAGCGCAGTTCCTCACTGGCATCACACCCTTGTCTTCTCGCTATTACCTCATGGCCGATGCCTATCGGGGTGCAATTTGGTCGTTTGATGTCACCACTAAAACCGTCGAGCTTTGGTTGGAGCATTCCCTCCTTGCTCGTAGTGATGAGAACAGCATGTTTCCAGCCGTCAACGGCTTAAAGCGATTTGGCAATAGTCTCTATGCGTCTAATACACAACGGATGTTGCTATTACAGATTCCGTTGGATGAGAGCCTAAACTCACAGGAGCCGGAGATTTTCATCGAGGGGACGAACATTGATGACTTTGCTTTTGATGTTCACGGCAATTTCTATGAAGCTACCCATGTGTACAACAGTGTGATTCGCATTGACCGCGATCGCCGCACAACGATCATTGCCCAGGATGAAGAGGGGGTAACAGGTTGCACGGCTGTCGCCTTTCACGGCACTGATTTGTATGTTGTCAACAACGGCGGGATGTTCTTACCCCCTGCAACTGGCGTGGAACCTGCACAAGTGGTCCGTCTAGCCGTTGGTGTGAGTGGTGCACCCTTGTTGAGTAGGGGCTGA
- a CDS encoding potassium-transporting ATPase subunit F, whose translation MKLNSLKLLLSSLQTPTQALEEVAEVWSEWRRQKLPLYLFLALCFNLIVAPVVYAASSHEFSRSQAWALGLLGLGTLALSVYLFFVMFVPEKF comes from the coding sequence ATGAAACTCAATTCTCTAAAATTATTACTCTCATCTCTTCAAACACCCACTCAAGCGCTTGAAGAGGTTGCAGAAGTTTGGTCAGAGTGGCGCAGGCAAAAGCTACCGCTGTACTTGTTTCTGGCTCTGTGCTTTAACCTAATTGTTGCACCCGTCGTTTACGCCGCTAGTAGTCATGAATTCTCCCGCTCTCAAGCCTGGGCATTAGGGCTATTAGGGCTGGGAACCCTTGCACTCTCGGTCTATTTGTTCTTTGTCATGTTTGTACCGGAGAAATTCTAA
- a CDS encoding pentapeptide repeat-containing protein, with product MYDYELLHRYLEGERDFQAANLSRINLAGASLAGINLSAANLVAINLCSAYLPSVNLSWALLTAANLGQAFLYGANLSFTKLGSTNLAEADLTKVNLKGAFLAKANLSHAKLSGTNLAGVNLSAANLQGVNLCSADLRGINLRSANLSGANLKWANLSGARLSGANLSGASLNGIKLSQAYLNGVDLSGTDLNGVNLSEAKLSGANLRGANLSTANLNEAQLRAASLIRASLRAAILKGANLQGAELAEADFQQAIYDEATRFPSDFTPLTRGAHCEDELLSV from the coding sequence ATGTACGACTATGAGCTCCTGCATCGGTACTTAGAAGGCGAGCGGGACTTTCAAGCCGCTAACCTGAGTCGGATCAATCTTGCCGGCGCTAGTCTAGCTGGAATTAACCTCTCCGCTGCTAACTTAGTGGCCATCAATCTATGCTCGGCCTATCTTCCGAGTGTCAATCTCAGTTGGGCCTTACTTACCGCTGCTAACCTAGGTCAAGCTTTTTTGTATGGAGCCAACCTGAGTTTTACCAAACTGGGCTCTACCAATTTGGCTGAGGCAGATTTAACCAAAGTAAATCTCAAAGGAGCCTTTCTCGCCAAAGCTAATTTGAGTCATGCCAAGTTGAGCGGCACAAATTTGGCTGGGGTCAACTTAAGCGCTGCCAACTTGCAAGGGGTGAACTTGTGTAGTGCTGACCTACGCGGCATTAACTTGCGCTCAGCTAACCTGAGTGGAGCGAACCTCAAGTGGGCGAACTTGAGTGGTGCCAGATTGAGCGGGGCCAACTTAAGCGGGGCCAGCTTAAATGGCATCAAGCTGAGCCAAGCTTACTTGAACGGCGTGGATTTGAGTGGCACAGACCTCAACGGAGTTAACTTAAGCGAGGCCAAGCTCAGTGGGGCTAATTTGCGCGGAGCCAACCTGAGTACCGCCAACCTCAACGAAGCGCAATTACGAGCGGCCAGTTTGATCCGGGCCAGTCTGCGAGCTGCCATCTTAAAGGGAGCTAATTTGCAGGGCGCTGAGTTAGCAGAAGCAGATTTTCAGCAAGCAATCTACGACGAAGCCACCCGGTTTCCATCAGACTTTACTCCCCTGACCCGCGGAGCCCACTGTGAGGACGAGTTACTTTCGGTTTGA
- the kdpC gene encoding K(+)-transporting ATPase subunit C gives MSFAREAGRAIRSTLVLWVITALIYPLVMVAVGQIAFPFQANGSILTSAQGQPVGSALIGQPFTSDRYFNSRPSTTSYSTADPSKDESGILKTGVSGASNLAPSNSDLLTRVQETSAQLNQAGIQATADLLYTSGSSLDPHITPEAARAQITRVATARGLQPSQLEDLINQNTDGRFLGIFGEPGVNVLKLNLALDSLAS, from the coding sequence ATGAGTTTTGCACGCGAGGCAGGTAGAGCTATTCGATCCACTCTGGTACTTTGGGTCATCACTGCATTGATTTATCCACTAGTTATGGTTGCCGTTGGGCAAATCGCCTTTCCCTTCCAGGCAAACGGCAGTATTCTGACCAGTGCTCAAGGCCAACCTGTTGGGTCAGCCTTGATTGGACAGCCCTTTACGAGCGATCGCTACTTCAATAGTCGTCCTAGTACCACCAGCTACAGCACGGCTGATCCATCTAAAGATGAGTCTGGCATCCTCAAAACGGGTGTGTCGGGAGCAAGTAACCTCGCTCCTTCTAATTCTGATTTGCTTACACGAGTTCAAGAAACCAGCGCCCAATTAAATCAGGCAGGTATTCAAGCGACTGCTGATTTGCTTTACACCTCTGGTTCCAGCCTTGACCCTCATATCACACCCGAAGCTGCTAGAGCGCAAATTACGCGAGTTGCAACGGCACGGGGACTGCAACCCAGTCAACTCGAAGATTTGATCAATCAGAATACGGATGGTCGATTCTTAGGCATCTTTGGTGAACCGGGTGTCAATGTACTGAAGCTTAACCTCGCTCTAGACTCATTGGCTAGCTAG
- a CDS encoding sensor protein KdpD has translation MYHSSNPPPDSTYIRPAHRGKHKIFIGMAPGVGKTYRMLEEGHRLRQEGIDVVLGLLETHNRQETAQRAEGLEVVPRQQINCSDIILSEMDTDAVLARQPQLVLIDELAHTNVPGSQREKRYQDVEVVLAAGIDVYSTVNIQHLESLNDLVARITGVVVRERVPDRLLEEADQVVVIDVTPETLEERLKDGKIYALEKVDQSLQNFFQRRNLIALRELALREVADNIEEDALEQASNGTKADAPFCSIHERVLVCVSTYPNAIQLIRRGARIAGYMHAPFYCLFVDDPDRFLTKAESLHIETCERLCKEFGGEFIRVTNYDKVKAIAQIAKSYYITQIVIGESQRSLWRLMLRGSLTHQLLKSLKNIDIHIIATEKRT, from the coding sequence ATGTATCACTCGTCAAATCCTCCACCTGACAGCACCTACATTCGCCCTGCCCATCGAGGTAAGCATAAAATCTTCATCGGCATGGCACCAGGTGTCGGCAAAACGTACCGAATGCTGGAGGAAGGGCATCGTCTCCGGCAAGAGGGCATTGATGTCGTACTTGGCTTACTGGAAACTCACAATCGGCAAGAGACCGCACAACGAGCAGAAGGATTAGAAGTAGTACCCAGACAGCAAATTAACTGCTCTGACATCATTTTGTCTGAGATGGATACGGACGCAGTTCTCGCTCGCCAGCCACAACTGGTTCTCATTGACGAACTCGCTCATACCAATGTCCCTGGTTCTCAGCGAGAAAAACGGTATCAGGATGTGGAAGTCGTTTTGGCAGCAGGGATTGACGTGTATTCAACAGTCAATATTCAGCACCTAGAGAGCCTTAACGACCTCGTTGCTCGAATTACAGGGGTTGTAGTACGAGAGCGAGTTCCCGATCGCCTGCTGGAAGAAGCCGATCAAGTAGTCGTCATTGATGTCACACCTGAAACGCTTGAAGAACGCCTGAAGGACGGTAAAATCTATGCTTTAGAGAAGGTTGACCAATCTCTACAAAACTTCTTCCAGCGTCGCAACCTGATAGCCTTAAGGGAATTGGCATTAAGAGAAGTTGCTGACAACATTGAGGAAGATGCACTTGAGCAGGCATCAAATGGAACAAAAGCGGATGCTCCGTTTTGCAGCATTCATGAACGAGTGTTAGTTTGCGTCTCAACCTATCCCAATGCAATCCAACTGATTCGACGAGGTGCCCGAATCGCTGGATATATGCACGCTCCCTTTTACTGCTTGTTTGTCGATGACCCTGACCGTTTCCTAACTAAAGCAGAGAGTTTGCATATTGAAACTTGTGAAAGGCTCTGTAAGGAATTTGGCGGAGAATTTATTCGAGTGACAAACTACGACAAAGTAAAGGCGATCGCACAGATTGCTAAAAGCTATTACATTACTCAGATTGTTATTGGTGAAAGCCAAAGATCCTTATGGCGACTGATGTTGCGTGGGTCGCTGACTCATCAACTGCTGAAGTCCCTCAAAAATATTGATATCCATATCATTGCCACAGAGAAGCGAACTTAG
- a CDS encoding sensor histidine kinase — protein MLFFLELETPPDYVFGYLYIGPILLASVHLSRKVAFLLTLVACIFTLINIWLPGLETVEAPTIASRIIATFALIVTGVLSDRNRLYQQTVLQQQTKLEAQEKLASVREDFASALTHDLKTPLLGAIETLKAFQQGTFGAVQSSQQRVFATMVRSHKTTLQMVETLLDVYRNDTEGLQLNLAPVDLVAIAEEVTATMTDLAASRRVHISLRYGASDFRQFLWVKGDTLQLQRVIANLLTNAINHSPRGERVEIILEAGSSSQTVKVIDNGAGIKLDELLHLFERFYQGQSDRQAKGSGLGLYLSRQIVEAHGGTIWAENRQFTGATFAFRLPTLPYTPPRSA, from the coding sequence GTGCTTTTCTTTCTGGAGTTGGAAACTCCCCCTGATTACGTATTTGGCTATCTCTACATTGGTCCAATTCTGCTGGCAAGCGTTCACTTGAGCCGGAAGGTCGCCTTTCTGCTCACTCTGGTCGCCTGTATTTTCACTCTGATAAATATCTGGTTACCAGGACTCGAAACTGTTGAAGCTCCCACAATCGCCAGTCGAATCATTGCAACATTTGCACTGATCGTGACGGGTGTATTGAGCGATCGCAATCGCTTATATCAGCAGACCGTACTCCAGCAACAAACCAAATTAGAGGCACAGGAGAAGTTGGCAAGTGTGCGAGAAGACTTTGCCTCCGCCCTAACTCATGATTTAAAGACTCCTTTGTTAGGAGCGATCGAAACGTTAAAAGCCTTTCAGCAGGGCACCTTTGGCGCGGTTCAATCCAGTCAGCAACGTGTTTTTGCAACAATGGTACGTAGCCATAAAACAACGCTGCAAATGGTTGAAACCCTGCTGGATGTCTACCGAAACGATACGGAGGGGTTACAGCTTAATCTTGCCCCAGTGGATCTGGTGGCGATTGCAGAAGAAGTTACTGCAACCATGACTGACCTGGCTGCTAGTCGCCGGGTTCACATCTCTCTCCGCTATGGAGCCTCGGATTTTCGCCAGTTTCTTTGGGTTAAAGGCGATACATTACAACTTCAACGGGTCATTGCAAATCTGCTCACTAATGCCATTAACCACTCCCCTCGGGGTGAACGGGTTGAAATCATCCTGGAAGCTGGTTCTTCGTCTCAAACCGTGAAAGTAATTGACAATGGAGCGGGCATTAAGCTAGACGAGCTTCTCCACCTATTTGAACGATTTTATCAGGGACAGAGCGATCGCCAGGCAAAAGGGTCAGGCTTAGGGCTTTACCTGTCCCGCCAGATCGTAGAGGCACACGGCGGTACAATTTGGGCAGAGAATCGGCAATTCACTGGGGCAACCTTTGCCTTTCGGCTCCCGACCCTCCCCTATACCCCTCCCCGCTCCGCTTAA